The proteins below are encoded in one region of Microbacterium pygmaeum:
- a CDS encoding SRPBCC family protein, protein MDGDFRAVMVLPDGNRIHWAGEYTEVDPTRRLAMTLTDNPDAYAGSPVLFDLVETTSGTESTISQDRADFSVSRRIPITFRGDDAAGPARAGSVCACARSR, encoded by the coding sequence GTGGACGGCGACTTCCGTGCGGTCATGGTGCTGCCCGACGGGAACCGGATCCACTGGGCGGGGGAGTACACGGAGGTCGACCCGACGCGCCGTCTGGCGATGACCCTCACCGACAACCCCGACGCGTATGCCGGATCGCCCGTCCTCTTCGACCTGGTCGAGACCACATCCGGGACCGAATCGACGATCAGCCAGGACCGCGCCGACTTCAGCGTGAGCCGCCGCATCCCGATCACGTTCCGCGGGGACGACGCGGCTGGTCCAGCCCGAGCCGGATCCGTGTGCGCTTGCGCTCGATCACGATGA
- a CDS encoding LLM class flavin-dependent oxidoreductase: MTSATHNTVGFGLDTFGDITLDSEGRRLSDAETIRNVVDEAVLADEVGLAFFGVGEHHRPEFAISSPEIVLAAAAARTTGIHLGTAVTVLSSDDPVRVYERFATLDAVSNGRAEVILVRGSFIESFPLFGYDLRDYETLFEEKLDLFSQLLLEKPVTWNGTLRAPLDAADVYPKTANGLQAWVGVGGTPESVVRAARYGYGLMLAIIGGPAGRFRPFVDLYHRSLDSFGRSDLPVGVHSPGHIADTDQQAWEEAYAGFETMNNTIGRERGWPPYSRMRFQHDVGPEGAIYAGSPETVARKIADTVRTLGVSRFDMKFSTGTLSHEKMMRSIELYGTQVQPLVRDMLS; the protein is encoded by the coding sequence ATGACCTCTGCGACCCACAACACCGTCGGCTTCGGTCTCGACACGTTCGGCGACATCACCCTCGACTCGGAGGGGCGCCGGCTCAGCGATGCGGAGACGATCCGCAACGTCGTCGATGAAGCAGTGCTGGCCGACGAGGTCGGACTCGCGTTCTTCGGGGTGGGGGAGCACCACCGGCCGGAATTCGCGATCTCGAGTCCCGAGATCGTCCTTGCCGCCGCTGCAGCGCGCACCACCGGCATCCATCTGGGGACTGCCGTCACCGTGCTGTCCTCCGACGACCCGGTCCGCGTCTACGAGCGCTTCGCGACGCTGGACGCGGTCTCGAACGGCCGGGCCGAGGTGATTCTCGTCCGCGGGTCATTCATCGAGTCGTTCCCGCTCTTCGGCTACGACCTGCGCGACTACGAGACCCTGTTCGAGGAGAAGCTCGACCTGTTCTCACAGCTGCTGCTCGAGAAGCCGGTCACCTGGAACGGCACGCTGCGGGCGCCGCTGGACGCCGCGGACGTGTATCCGAAGACCGCGAACGGGTTGCAGGCGTGGGTCGGCGTCGGTGGGACCCCGGAGTCCGTCGTCCGCGCGGCGAGGTACGGGTACGGGCTCATGCTCGCGATCATCGGCGGTCCGGCCGGACGATTCCGTCCGTTCGTCGACCTGTACCATCGGTCGCTGGATTCGTTCGGGCGCTCCGACCTCCCGGTGGGCGTCCACTCGCCGGGTCATATCGCCGACACGGACCAGCAGGCGTGGGAGGAGGCGTACGCAGGGTTCGAGACCATGAACAACACGATCGGCCGGGAGCGCGGGTGGCCGCCGTACTCGCGCATGCGGTTCCAGCACGACGTCGGACCGGAGGGCGCGATCTACGCCGGGTCGCCCGAGACCGTTGCCCGGAAGATCGCCGACACGGTGCGGACGCTGGGGGTCTCGCGCTTCGACATGAAGTTCTCGACAGGCACGCTCTCGCACGAGAAGATGATGCGCTCCATCGAGCTGTACGGCACGCAGGTGCAGCCGCTCGTGCGCGACATGCTCTCGTGA
- a CDS encoding dihydrofolate reductase family protein, whose protein sequence is MTRLIYLTATTLDGYLADDDDSLSWLFVVPGADDAETGVSAFLEGVGALIMGSTTYEWILEHEKLLEHPEKWFYPDQASFVMSSRTLPEVPGADIRFRDGEVTAVWDELRAAAGEGDIWVVGGGDLVGQFADAGLLDEIRVSVAPVTLGSGRPLLPRRIESDRLHLEHVRQSGQFAELVYSVD, encoded by the coding sequence ATGACACGTCTGATCTATCTGACGGCGACCACGCTCGACGGCTATCTCGCCGATGACGATGACTCGCTGTCGTGGCTGTTCGTCGTCCCCGGCGCAGATGACGCCGAAACCGGCGTCTCGGCGTTCCTCGAGGGGGTCGGGGCCCTCATCATGGGCTCGACCACGTACGAGTGGATCCTCGAGCACGAGAAGCTCCTCGAACATCCCGAGAAATGGTTCTATCCGGACCAGGCGAGCTTTGTGATGAGCTCGCGGACGCTGCCGGAGGTGCCGGGCGCCGACATCCGATTCCGCGACGGAGAGGTGACAGCTGTCTGGGACGAGCTCCGCGCGGCGGCCGGCGAGGGCGACATCTGGGTCGTGGGCGGGGGCGACCTGGTCGGACAGTTCGCCGACGCCGGGCTGCTGGATGAGATCCGGGTCTCCGTGGCCCCGGTCACCCTCGGCTCCGGTCGGCCGCTGCTGCCGCGTCGCATCGAATCGGACCGCCTGCACCTGGAGCACGTGCGGCAATCGGGTCAGTTCGCCGAGCTCGTCTACTCGGTCGACTGA
- a CDS encoding winged helix-turn-helix transcriptional regulator: MEPIDPDPISAAVDVLGDRWTLLVLRDIALSDRRHFRALLTGSAEGIASNILADRLKRLLDAGLLARGGTVVRGQRARFHLTEAGIQTVPILLALGRWGDQWRPGPSAHAAQPEPDDPGGERRMAQLRIRHREDAGGASDTLGG, translated from the coding sequence GTGGAGCCGATCGATCCAGATCCGATCAGCGCCGCCGTCGATGTGCTCGGCGACCGATGGACGCTGCTGGTGCTCAGAGACATCGCCCTCTCGGATCGCCGGCATTTCCGTGCGCTGCTGACGGGATCGGCCGAGGGCATCGCCTCGAACATCCTCGCCGATCGGCTCAAACGGCTGCTCGATGCCGGTCTCCTCGCGCGCGGCGGCACGGTGGTCCGCGGGCAGCGCGCACGGTTCCACCTGACGGAGGCGGGCATCCAGACGGTGCCGATCCTGCTGGCACTGGGACGGTGGGGTGACCAGTGGCGACCCGGCCCCTCCGCACACGCCGCGCAACCGGAACCCGATGATCCGGGTGGCGAGCGGCGTATGGCCCAGCTGCGGATCCGCCACCGGGAGGACGCCGGAGGCGCGTCTGACACACTGGGCGGATGA
- the polA gene encoding DNA polymerase I: MTDSAKPTLLVVDGHSLAYRAFFALPVDNFSTKDGQHTNGIYGFLSMLINLIKAEKPTHLAVAFDTSRQSFRTREYTEYKANRSESPSEFKGQIPLLQDCLAAMSIQVLQKEDFEADDILATLATQGAEQGFDVLVCSGDRDTIQLVNEDITLLYPNVQGVSQLKRYDRQAVIDRYGVPPEQYPDIAALVGETSDNLPGVPKVGEKTAVKWITQFGSLDALLENADKVTGVVGNNLREHLDDVRRNRTLNRLLRDVELPLTIDDLEVQPMDAQGVRDIFSRLEFKTLIPRVAELAGIEQQMAAVASAAAVDAPVAAELAPADLASWLERSSGEVGVTITIEGGLPRRIGLATAAAAVESDWSAETAASIQPWLSGDAPKIFSDAKPQLKALARAGATVGGLAFDTIVAGWLLRPSFPDKTLADLVDRFLDEKLPEADPTQLVPETEGATPGQLSWYTLRVTEALRGEMEPAVSAVLLDIELPTLVTLAEMELAGVTVSHAKLSAFSVELAERADGIAQEAYATIGREVNLGSPKQLQEVLFEELQLPKTRKTKTGYSTDAAVLADLQEQAPHPFLDQLLQHREATKLRQIIESLDTAIDADERVHTTYVQTGSQTGRLSSTDPNLQNIPVRTQESRRIRAAFEVGAGYDTLLTADYSQIEMRIMAHLSEDPGLIEAFNSGEDLHRFVGARVFGVDPADVTNAMRTKVKAMSYGLVYGLSAFGLSKQLRIEQAEAKQLMMEYFNRFGAVRDYLRSSVEQARIDGYTATIFGRRRPFPDLTSPNRVLRENAERAALNAPIQGSAADIMKIALFRIHREFAAEQLHSRVLMQIHDELVVEVADGEWDAAERIVRERMGDAAALSVPLDVQIGRGGDWDEAAH, from the coding sequence GTGACGGACTCCGCAAAGCCTACCCTCCTCGTCGTCGACGGCCATTCGCTCGCGTACCGTGCGTTCTTCGCCCTCCCCGTCGACAACTTCTCCACGAAGGACGGGCAGCACACGAACGGCATCTACGGGTTCCTCTCGATGCTCATCAACCTCATCAAGGCCGAGAAGCCGACGCACCTCGCCGTCGCGTTCGACACCTCCCGCCAGTCATTCCGCACCCGCGAGTACACCGAGTACAAGGCGAATCGGTCCGAGTCACCCTCCGAGTTCAAGGGCCAGATCCCGCTCCTGCAGGACTGCCTCGCCGCCATGAGCATCCAGGTCCTGCAGAAGGAGGACTTCGAGGCCGACGACATCCTCGCGACCCTTGCCACCCAGGGGGCCGAGCAGGGGTTCGACGTCCTGGTCTGCTCGGGCGACCGCGACACGATCCAGCTCGTGAACGAGGACATCACACTGCTGTATCCGAATGTGCAGGGCGTCTCCCAGCTGAAGCGCTACGACCGCCAGGCGGTGATCGACCGCTACGGGGTGCCGCCGGAGCAGTACCCCGACATCGCCGCGCTCGTCGGCGAGACCAGCGACAACCTGCCCGGGGTGCCGAAGGTCGGCGAGAAGACCGCGGTGAAGTGGATCACGCAGTTCGGATCCCTGGACGCTCTGCTGGAGAACGCCGACAAGGTGACCGGCGTCGTCGGCAACAACCTGCGGGAGCACCTCGACGACGTGCGGCGCAACCGGACCCTGAACCGGCTGCTGCGCGACGTGGAGCTGCCCCTGACGATCGACGATCTGGAGGTCCAGCCGATGGACGCCCAGGGCGTCCGCGACATCTTCTCGCGCCTCGAGTTCAAGACCCTCATCCCGCGTGTGGCGGAACTGGCCGGCATCGAGCAGCAGATGGCGGCCGTCGCCTCCGCCGCCGCCGTCGACGCGCCCGTCGCCGCCGAACTCGCGCCCGCCGACCTGGCGTCGTGGCTGGAGAGGTCGTCCGGTGAAGTCGGGGTGACCATCACGATCGAGGGCGGTCTGCCTCGTCGGATCGGACTGGCCACTGCGGCCGCGGCTGTGGAATCGGACTGGAGCGCGGAGACCGCAGCATCCATCCAGCCATGGCTGTCCGGCGATGCGCCCAAGATCTTCAGCGATGCCAAGCCCCAGCTCAAAGCCCTTGCACGCGCGGGGGCGACGGTCGGCGGTCTCGCGTTCGACACGATCGTCGCCGGATGGCTGCTGCGCCCGAGCTTTCCGGACAAGACGCTCGCCGACCTCGTCGACCGCTTCCTGGATGAGAAGCTGCCCGAGGCCGATCCGACCCAGCTCGTCCCGGAGACCGAGGGTGCGACTCCCGGCCAGCTCTCCTGGTACACGCTGCGGGTCACCGAGGCGCTCCGCGGCGAGATGGAGCCGGCCGTCTCCGCGGTCCTGCTCGACATTGAACTGCCCACGCTGGTCACCCTCGCCGAGATGGAGCTCGCGGGTGTCACGGTCTCGCACGCCAAGCTCTCGGCGTTCTCCGTCGAGCTGGCCGAGCGTGCCGACGGCATCGCGCAGGAGGCGTACGCGACGATCGGCCGTGAGGTCAACCTCGGATCCCCGAAGCAGCTGCAGGAGGTGCTGTTCGAGGAGCTGCAGCTTCCGAAGACCCGCAAGACCAAGACTGGATACTCCACGGATGCCGCGGTGCTGGCCGATCTGCAGGAGCAGGCGCCGCACCCGTTCCTGGACCAGCTGCTCCAGCATCGCGAGGCCACCAAGCTGCGGCAGATCATCGAATCCCTCGACACCGCGATCGACGCGGACGAGCGCGTGCACACCACCTACGTGCAGACCGGCAGCCAGACCGGCCGCCTCTCCAGCACCGATCCCAACCTGCAGAACATCCCGGTGCGCACGCAGGAGAGCCGTCGCATCCGCGCGGCCTTCGAGGTCGGGGCCGGTTACGACACGCTGCTGACGGCCGACTACTCGCAGATCGAGATGCGCATCATGGCGCACCTGTCCGAGGATCCGGGGCTGATCGAGGCGTTCAACTCGGGGGAGGACCTGCACCGCTTCGTCGGAGCGCGTGTGTTCGGCGTCGACCCCGCCGACGTCACCAACGCGATGCGCACGAAGGTGAAGGCGATGTCCTACGGCCTGGTCTACGGTCTTTCCGCGTTCGGCCTCTCCAAGCAGCTGCGGATCGAGCAGGCCGAGGCAAAGCAGCTGATGATGGAGTACTTCAACAGGTTCGGGGCGGTGCGCGACTACCTGCGGTCCTCCGTCGAGCAGGCGCGGATCGACGGATACACCGCGACGATCTTCGGACGGCGGCGCCCGTTCCCGGACCTCACGAGCCCGAATCGGGTGCTCCGCGAGAATGCGGAGCGCGCCGCGCTCAACGCGCCCATCCAGGGCAGCGCGGCCGACATCATGAAGATCGCGCTGTTCCGGATCCATCGCGAGTTCGCGGCCGAGCAGCTGCATTCGCGCGTGCTCATGCAGATCCACGACGAACTCGTCGTGGAGGTCGCCGACGGCGAATGGGACGCCGCCGAGCGCATCGTCCGGGAGCGGATGGGGGATGCCGCGGCGCTCTCCGTTCCGCTGGATGTCCAGATCGGCCGCGGCGGCGATTGGGACGAAGCAGCGCACTGA
- a CDS encoding dihydrofolate reductase family protein, translating into MGRFVYSMNVSLDLMIEQVPGDNGAGEWMRIGEELHRAFNAQALETAVIVHGRIFYEIMEEYWPRAGDDRSAPDFIREYGEIWTSKPKVLVSRTRTSADHNTRVIGGDDALEELAALRAETDGVLGVGGATLATQLLRAGLLDELLLVTHPAILGFGRPLFDDHDRQIDLELLEQRAFERGVTLHRYAIHDAKAA; encoded by the coding sequence GTGGGTCGGTTCGTGTACTCGATGAACGTCTCGCTCGATCTCATGATCGAGCAGGTTCCCGGCGACAACGGCGCAGGGGAGTGGATGCGCATCGGCGAGGAGCTGCACCGCGCGTTCAACGCTCAGGCGCTCGAGACGGCGGTGATCGTGCACGGGCGGATCTTCTACGAGATCATGGAGGAGTACTGGCCCCGCGCCGGGGATGACCGCTCGGCGCCGGACTTCATCCGCGAGTACGGCGAGATCTGGACGTCGAAGCCGAAGGTGCTCGTCTCGCGCACACGCACGAGCGCCGATCACAATACGCGCGTGATCGGCGGCGACGACGCGCTCGAGGAGCTGGCGGCGCTGCGCGCCGAGACGGACGGCGTGCTCGGCGTCGGGGGAGCGACGCTGGCGACACAGCTCCTGCGAGCCGGGCTGCTGGACGAGCTGCTCCTTGTCACGCACCCTGCCATCCTCGGCTTCGGCAGACCGCTTTTCGACGATCACGACCGACAGATCGACCTCGAGCTGCTCGAACAGCGCGCGTTCGAGCGCGGGGTCACCCTGCATCGCTACGCCATCCACGACGCGAAGGCGGCCTGA
- a CDS encoding MFS transporter — MTDAATRASSLGARLDDLPFTRRHLRVLTGSGLGWALDAMDVGLISFVIAVLAQQWSLEPGQTAWIASIGFVGMAIGASVGGLLADRFGRRQVFAVTLLVYGVATGASALVGGLAALLVLRFLVGLGLGAELPVASTYVSEFAPARMRGRLIVILEAFWAIGWTAAALIGYLVIPSSSDGWRWAFALGAIPAAYALIVRWGLPESARWLARRGRNDEADAVVRSFERAAGVAEPPAAVATTDVPPPVAMSVRDRLRALWSAEFRLRTACLWLVWFCVNFSYYGAFIWIPSILVSQGYDLVRSFGFTLIITLAQLPGYAAAAWLIEVWGRRVTLSVFLAGSAVSAVLFGTSTGETMVIATGMALSFFNLGAWGALYAVTPEMYPTSLRATGSGWAAGVGRIASIVAPLTVPVLLAAGGAPVLFIVFAAFFAVAAVAAWGLADRRGRALDDR, encoded by the coding sequence ATGACGGATGCCGCAACCCGCGCTTCATCGTTGGGCGCACGCCTCGACGACCTGCCGTTCACCCGCCGGCACCTGCGTGTCCTGACCGGCTCAGGCTTGGGCTGGGCGCTGGATGCCATGGACGTCGGGCTGATCTCGTTCGTGATCGCGGTCCTCGCCCAGCAGTGGAGTCTGGAGCCCGGGCAGACGGCTTGGATCGCATCCATCGGCTTCGTCGGGATGGCGATCGGGGCCAGCGTCGGCGGACTGCTCGCAGACCGATTCGGCCGCCGACAGGTGTTCGCCGTCACGCTGCTCGTCTACGGCGTCGCCACGGGTGCCAGCGCGCTGGTCGGCGGGCTCGCCGCGCTGCTGGTGCTCCGATTCCTCGTCGGACTCGGGCTCGGCGCCGAGCTGCCGGTCGCCTCGACCTACGTGAGCGAGTTCGCGCCGGCGCGGATGCGCGGTCGACTCATCGTGATCCTGGAGGCGTTCTGGGCGATCGGCTGGACTGCTGCCGCGCTGATCGGCTACCTCGTGATCCCGAGCTCCTCCGACGGCTGGCGGTGGGCGTTCGCGCTCGGGGCCATACCGGCCGCCTACGCCCTGATCGTGCGCTGGGGACTGCCGGAGTCCGCGCGCTGGCTGGCTCGCCGCGGGCGCAATGACGAGGCCGATGCGGTCGTACGATCGTTCGAGCGTGCGGCGGGGGTCGCCGAGCCTCCCGCCGCCGTGGCGACGACCGACGTGCCGCCGCCCGTCGCGATGAGCGTCCGTGATCGGCTGCGCGCCCTGTGGTCGGCGGAATTCCGGCTCCGGACGGCGTGTCTATGGCTGGTCTGGTTCTGCGTGAACTTCTCGTATTACGGCGCGTTCATCTGGATCCCGTCGATCCTCGTCTCGCAGGGGTACGACCTCGTCCGATCCTTCGGCTTCACGCTGATCATCACGCTCGCGCAGCTCCCGGGCTACGCGGCAGCAGCGTGGCTGATCGAGGTGTGGGGTCGGCGGGTGACCTTGTCGGTCTTCCTCGCCGGCTCAGCCGTCTCGGCCGTGCTCTTCGGCACCTCCACCGGCGAGACCATGGTGATCGCCACCGGCATGGCGCTGTCGTTCTTCAATCTCGGAGCGTGGGGCGCCCTCTACGCCGTCACGCCGGAGATGTACCCGACCTCGCTTCGCGCGACCGGATCGGGCTGGGCTGCCGGTGTCGGACGCATCGCATCCATCGTCGCGCCGCTGACCGTGCCCGTCCTGCTCGCCGCAGGCGGAGCACCGGTGCTGTTCATCGTCTTCGCCGCGTTCTTCGCCGTCGCTGCAGTCGCCGCCTGGGGGCTGGCAGACCGTCGCGGGCGGGCGTTGGACGATCGCTGA
- a CDS encoding DUF885 domain-containing protein, which yields MTEAARTPTQIDTIADAWVDTLAENLPTLATYIGRSEFNDRFEDFSPEGRDRLIDEARSTLSALEAATPVDDVDVVTQEDLSRELRLELDLHEAQWHLRDLNVIASPAQEIRSVFDLMPTDTAEDWSVISTRLKAVSGAVDGYIATLRAGADKGLLPADRQVREVITQIARYTSDGGFFATFAGDAAPEEGQLPASLARDLADNANAARVAYDELAQFLGAELAPLAGDKDAVGRELYALQSRRFLGATIDLDETYEWGVEELARMVAEQESIADQIRPGASVEEAIAFLEEDPSRKLHGTDALQRWMQETSDRAVEELGRSHFDIPEPIRRLQCMIAPTKEGGIYYTGPTDDFSRPGRMWWSVPEGVTEFDTWRELTTVYHEGVPGHHLQIGQAVYNRRELNSWRRLLAGTSGHAEGWALYAERLMEQLGYLDDPADRLGMLDGQRMRAARVVLDIGVHLEKPRPDGQGTWDADYALEFMRRNVNMSDEFVQFEVNRYLGWPGQAPAYKVGQRIWEQVRDDVKAAEGEGFDIKRFHKRALDMGGVGLDTLRTALTR from the coding sequence ATGACAGAAGCAGCACGCACACCCACGCAGATCGACACGATCGCTGATGCCTGGGTCGACACCCTTGCCGAGAACCTGCCGACACTGGCGACCTACATCGGCCGATCCGAATTCAACGACAGGTTCGAGGACTTCTCACCCGAGGGCCGCGATCGGCTCATCGACGAAGCGCGCAGCACGCTGAGTGCGCTCGAGGCGGCCACCCCCGTCGACGACGTCGACGTCGTCACGCAGGAAGACCTCAGTCGCGAGCTGCGGCTCGAGCTGGATCTGCACGAGGCGCAGTGGCACCTTCGCGACCTGAACGTCATCGCCTCTCCCGCTCAGGAGATCCGCTCGGTCTTCGACCTCATGCCGACCGATACCGCCGAGGACTGGAGCGTCATCTCGACTCGCCTGAAGGCCGTCTCCGGCGCTGTGGACGGGTATATCGCGACACTGCGCGCGGGCGCGGACAAGGGTCTGCTCCCGGCCGACCGGCAGGTGCGCGAAGTCATCACCCAGATCGCTCGGTACACGAGTGACGGCGGCTTCTTCGCGACGTTCGCCGGCGATGCGGCGCCCGAGGAGGGTCAGCTGCCCGCATCGCTGGCACGCGATCTCGCCGACAACGCGAATGCCGCCCGAGTGGCCTATGACGAGCTCGCACAGTTCCTGGGTGCCGAGTTGGCACCGCTGGCCGGCGACAAGGACGCGGTCGGTCGCGAGCTGTACGCGCTGCAGTCACGCCGGTTCCTCGGGGCGACGATCGATCTCGACGAGACCTACGAGTGGGGCGTCGAAGAGCTCGCGCGCATGGTCGCCGAGCAGGAGTCGATCGCCGACCAGATCCGGCCCGGTGCGTCGGTCGAGGAGGCCATCGCGTTCTTGGAGGAGGATCCGTCGCGCAAGCTGCACGGCACGGATGCGCTCCAGCGCTGGATGCAGGAGACCAGCGACCGCGCCGTCGAGGAGCTCGGGCGATCCCACTTCGACATCCCCGAGCCCATCCGCCGCCTGCAGTGCATGATCGCACCGACGAAGGAAGGCGGCATCTACTACACCGGGCCGACCGATGACTTCTCGCGACCCGGCCGCATGTGGTGGTCGGTGCCCGAGGGCGTGACCGAGTTCGACACGTGGCGGGAGCTCACCACCGTCTACCACGAGGGCGTGCCGGGTCATCACCTGCAGATCGGTCAAGCCGTGTACAACCGTCGCGAGCTCAACTCGTGGCGCCGCCTCCTGGCGGGCACATCCGGCCACGCCGAGGGGTGGGCGCTCTACGCGGAGCGGCTGATGGAGCAGCTCGGCTACCTCGACGACCCGGCGGACCGGCTCGGGATGCTCGACGGTCAGCGCATGCGCGCCGCGCGCGTCGTGCTGGACATCGGCGTGCACCTGGAGAAGCCCCGGCCCGACGGACAGGGCACGTGGGACGCCGACTACGCGCTGGAGTTCATGCGGCGCAACGTCAACATGTCCGACGAATTCGTCCAGTTCGAGGTGAACCGCTACCTCGGCTGGCCCGGTCAAGCACCGGCGTACAAGGTCGGTCAGCGGATCTGGGAGCAGGTGCGCGACGACGTCAAAGCCGCCGAGGGCGAGGGCTTCGACATCAAGCGGTTCCACAAGCGGGCGCTGGACATGGGCGGAGTCGGCCTGGACACGCTGCGGACGGCGCTCACGCGCTGA
- a CDS encoding MFS transporter: MTAPVLHSPPWRAWTIWGVGVAAYVLAVTNRTSLAAVGVDTADRFQVDASTLSMFAVLQLGVYGFMQIPVGVWLDRVGARPIITIGMVLMAAGQLVIAFSPNVGVAIAARMLLGAGDAMVFPSVLRLIATWFPAQRGPVMVQFTGIFGQLGQIVAIIPVAALLHATTWSITFGSIAGLGVLFAVLVFAVIRNHPPERTTDVSVDTQTGAIRVVTSAVDNRVGIRAAWSHPGTRLAFWSHFTTPFAGTAFIMLWGIPFLTAGEGRTQAEAAVITTLLVLSGIVLGPIIGMLSSRLPHLRSRALVLPTVAVQMVAWLIVIAWPGPAPLWLLIVLVVALATGGPASMIAFDHARTHNPSHRLSTATGITNAGGFIAGLLAIFFIGLALDLQGAGTPDTFSLEAFRLAFLTQIPLWLVGGTFIVIERKRTRIRLGLDQPRRPRGT, from the coding sequence GTGACCGCTCCCGTCCTGCACTCACCGCCGTGGCGTGCGTGGACCATCTGGGGGGTCGGGGTCGCCGCCTATGTCCTCGCGGTGACGAACCGGACGTCCCTCGCGGCCGTCGGGGTCGACACCGCCGACCGGTTCCAGGTCGACGCGTCGACGCTGTCGATGTTCGCCGTGCTGCAGCTCGGCGTCTACGGGTTCATGCAGATACCCGTCGGCGTCTGGCTCGATCGCGTCGGTGCGCGGCCGATCATCACGATCGGCATGGTGCTGATGGCGGCCGGTCAGCTGGTGATCGCCTTCTCCCCCAATGTGGGCGTCGCAATCGCCGCCCGCATGCTTCTGGGTGCGGGCGATGCGATGGTCTTCCCGAGCGTGCTGCGCCTGATCGCCACCTGGTTCCCCGCGCAGCGCGGGCCGGTCATGGTGCAGTTCACCGGGATCTTCGGCCAGCTCGGCCAGATCGTCGCGATCATCCCGGTGGCGGCACTCCTGCACGCGACCACGTGGTCGATCACCTTCGGCAGCATCGCCGGGCTCGGCGTGCTGTTCGCCGTGCTGGTCTTCGCGGTGATCCGCAATCACCCGCCGGAGCGGACGACCGATGTGAGCGTCGACACGCAGACGGGTGCGATCCGCGTCGTCACCTCGGCGGTCGACAACCGCGTCGGCATCCGGGCCGCGTGGTCGCATCCGGGCACCCGGCTGGCCTTCTGGTCGCATTTCACGACGCCGTTCGCGGGCACGGCGTTCATCATGCTGTGGGGCATCCCCTTCCTCACGGCCGGAGAGGGTCGCACGCAGGCCGAGGCCGCGGTGATCACGACGCTGCTCGTCCTCTCCGGGATCGTGCTCGGCCCCATCATCGGCATGCTGTCATCGCGGTTGCCCCATCTGCGTTCGCGCGCGCTGGTGCTCCCGACGGTGGCGGTGCAGATGGTCGCGTGGCTGATCGTCATCGCGTGGCCGGGCCCGGCGCCCCTGTGGCTCTTGATCGTGCTCGTGGTCGCGCTCGCGACCGGCGGGCCCGCGTCGATGATCGCCTTCGACCACGCGCGTACCCACAACCCCAGTCACCGGCTCAGCACGGCGACCGGCATCACGAACGCGGGCGGGTTCATCGCCGGGCTTCTCGCGATCTTCTTCATCGGTCTCGCGCTGGACCTGCAGGGCGCCGGAACGCCGGACACGTTCAGTCTCGAGGCATTCCGGCTCGCCTTCCTCACCCAGATCCCGCTGTGGCTGGTGGGCGGGACGTTCATCGTGATCGAGCGCAAGCGCACACGGATCCGGCTCGGGCTGGACCAGCCGCGTCGTCCCCGCGGAACGTGA
- a CDS encoding SGNH/GDSL hydrolase family protein, with protein MSTVRYVAIGDSFTEGVGDELPDGHVRGWADLVAQGWSDASGDRVEYANLAIRGKLAWPIVDEQLEKALALGPTHLSFNGGGNDMIRPRTSISSVVAAFDRVIQRCDAEGVQLILLSGANPSAQLPLSRLVQRRGDLLSAAVSARIADRPDIIRAFNWPDRELSTPTYWAEDRLHMNSRGHHRVAARVLTALGMEPPAAWWSLPLLPEAARMRASTYYQEHLGPWVKRRLTGTSSGDGREPKFAEWSAVAPQSTE; from the coding sequence GTGAGCACCGTCCGTTACGTCGCGATCGGCGATTCCTTCACCGAGGGGGTCGGCGACGAGCTTCCCGATGGCCACGTGCGCGGGTGGGCGGATCTGGTCGCGCAAGGCTGGTCGGACGCCTCGGGCGACAGGGTCGAGTACGCGAACCTCGCCATCCGCGGCAAGCTCGCCTGGCCCATCGTCGACGAGCAGCTCGAGAAGGCGCTCGCCCTCGGACCCACGCATCTGTCGTTCAACGGCGGCGGCAACGACATGATCCGGCCGCGCACGTCGATCTCGTCGGTGGTCGCAGCGTTCGACCGGGTGATCCAGCGCTGCGATGCCGAGGGCGTGCAGCTGATCCTGCTCTCCGGCGCGAACCCGTCGGCGCAGCTGCCGCTCAGTCGCCTCGTGCAACGGCGCGGCGATCTGCTCTCGGCGGCGGTGTCAGCGCGCATCGCCGATCGCCCCGACATCATCCGCGCCTTCAATTGGCCGGATCGCGAGCTGTCGACTCCCACCTACTGGGCTGAGGACCGGCTGCACATGAACTCGCGCGGCCATCACCGTGTCGCCGCCCGCGTCCTGACCGCGCTCGGGATGGAACCGCCCGCCGCCTGGTGGTCGCTCCCGCTCCTGCCGGAGGCCGCTCGCATGCGCGCGTCCACCTACTACCAGGAGCACCTCGGACCGTGGGTGAAGCGTCGACTGACGGGCACGTCCTCCGGAGACGGACGCGAGCCGAAGTTCGCGGAGTGGAGCGCGGTCGCCCCTCAGTCGACCGAGTAG